In a genomic window of Armatimonas rosea:
- a CDS encoding electron transfer flavoprotein subunit alpha/FixB family protein, which translates to MKLLVLGEVPQAVTFAQQWAAATGGDYVTVSGDGATPWDLVATMQALGCTSLAGAATSFGRDILAYTAGLLDLPMLSDVLAVESHDGRLTLTRPLYAGNVLARVRTRDDRAVYSVRTAAFGPPASDSAPTVALVKGDAPTLPTVLSLDAPAQTRPELTQARVVVSGGRPTRDAATFEALIGGLADKLGGAAGATRAAVDAEIAPNELQVGQTGKVVAPELYIAAGISGSIQHLAGMKDSKVIVAINTDPDAPIFEVADYGLVADLHQAIPELIAKL; encoded by the coding sequence ATGAAACTACTTGTACTGGGGGAGGTGCCCCAGGCCGTGACCTTCGCCCAGCAGTGGGCCGCCGCGACCGGTGGGGACTATGTGACGGTCTCCGGCGACGGTGCCACGCCCTGGGACCTGGTCGCGACAATGCAAGCGCTTGGCTGTACGAGCCTCGCCGGCGCGGCAACGAGCTTCGGGCGCGATATCCTCGCCTACACCGCCGGGCTCCTGGACCTCCCCATGCTCTCCGACGTGCTAGCGGTAGAGAGCCACGACGGGCGACTGACCCTCACGCGCCCACTGTACGCCGGCAATGTCCTAGCCCGAGTCCGAACGCGCGACGACCGCGCGGTCTACTCGGTCCGAACGGCGGCCTTTGGCCCGCCCGCCTCCGACAGCGCCCCAACCGTGGCGCTGGTAAAGGGGGACGCTCCTACCCTGCCAACCGTGCTCTCCCTGGATGCTCCTGCGCAGACGCGGCCCGAGCTGACACAGGCACGGGTTGTGGTCTCCGGCGGGCGGCCTACGCGCGACGCGGCGACCTTTGAGGCGCTGATTGGTGGTCTTGCGGACAAGCTGGGCGGGGCGGCGGGGGCGACCCGCGCCGCTGTGGATGCGGAGATCGCGCCCAATGAGCTGCAAGTCGGGCAGACCGGGAAGGTGGTCGCGCCGGAGCTCTATATCGCTGCCGGGATATCGGGGAGCATCCAGCACCTCGCGGGGATGAAGGACTCCAAGGTCATTGTCGCCATCAACACCGACCCCGATGCCCCGATCTTCGAGGTCGCCGACTACGGCCTGGTCGCCGACCTGCACCAGGCAATCCCCGAGCTGATCGCCAAGCTCTAG
- a CDS encoding (Fe-S)-binding protein, translating to MPTRKILLHISTSQQVAFYLLALVALAVCTYGVFRRLKVWRAGKPLPPITDWPQRLRHVLDQTLAQRRVRRRRLAGGMHAGIFYGFLVLFIGTVIVAIEHYGALLFGEHWFYKGTFYLLVKAALDLFGLGLALALCVALWRRLVTKPASLGSSPYDIGFLTLCLAATITGFLLEGAGIAADPARLGFAAFTPVGLAVAQGFVGLSVGTYSLIWWGHIVLVLAVIAALPYGRRYHLFVIPATVALQPERPMGVLAPVSLAEVEETGTLGLATLGDLDFWQRLSLDGCMECGRCTDVCPAHAVGKELNPKLIVLDIRRHANGEKSVPLDFITDEALWACTNCHACVQECPALIRHVDLIDGVRRSRVADGRLTGSGAGMLRQLGSRENPWGLPASQRLDWAKNIEPPIERASKDDNREVLFWVGCSGAFEPRAQNTVQAIAQLLHAAGVKFTVLGPKERCTGDAARRLGDEFLFQQLAEANIATLDGIGAKRIVTQCPHCLHTLKNEYGQLGGHYEVLHHTQLLSELIESGRLKLDPQGEGSVTYHDPCFLARVNGETEAPRKSLKAALPLPMLEPERTKEKTFCCGAGGGRMWMEEPPIQRPGRNRAEELIATGATTVAVGCPFCKVMVSDSVAAVGGESPPEVVDVAELMVRGLRPLPPPAPPSPRHSSLVGEERGAVQSESPFPAKNERPGEG from the coding sequence ATGCCGACACGAAAAATCCTCCTTCATATCTCAACCAGCCAGCAGGTAGCGTTCTATCTGCTGGCACTGGTCGCACTGGCCGTCTGCACCTACGGAGTCTTCCGCCGCCTCAAGGTCTGGCGAGCGGGCAAGCCCCTGCCGCCGATCACCGACTGGCCCCAGCGGCTCCGGCACGTGCTTGATCAGACACTCGCCCAGCGGCGCGTGCGGCGGCGCAGGCTGGCAGGTGGGATGCACGCGGGGATCTTCTACGGCTTTTTGGTGCTCTTTATCGGGACCGTGATTGTCGCCATCGAGCACTACGGCGCGCTACTTTTTGGGGAGCACTGGTTCTACAAAGGCACGTTCTATCTGCTTGTCAAGGCCGCGCTGGACCTCTTCGGCCTCGGCCTTGCTCTGGCCTTGTGTGTGGCGCTCTGGCGACGCCTCGTCACTAAGCCCGCGAGCCTGGGAAGCTCCCCCTACGATATCGGCTTTCTCACGCTTTGTCTTGCGGCGACCATCACGGGGTTTCTGCTGGAAGGCGCAGGGATCGCCGCCGACCCGGCTCGCCTGGGCTTTGCCGCGTTCACTCCTGTGGGGCTTGCCGTTGCCCAGGGCTTTGTTGGGCTCTCGGTGGGCACCTACAGCCTGATCTGGTGGGGGCATATCGTGCTGGTGCTTGCGGTGATCGCCGCCCTGCCCTACGGCCGCCGCTACCATCTCTTTGTGATCCCGGCGACCGTCGCGCTCCAGCCCGAGCGTCCGATGGGGGTCCTTGCGCCGGTCTCTCTGGCGGAGGTGGAGGAGACAGGAACGCTCGGGCTTGCGACGCTCGGTGACCTAGACTTCTGGCAGCGACTGAGCCTCGATGGCTGTATGGAGTGTGGGCGCTGCACCGATGTCTGCCCGGCCCATGCGGTGGGAAAAGAGCTCAACCCGAAGCTGATTGTTCTGGATATCCGTCGCCACGCCAATGGGGAGAAGAGTGTTCCGCTGGACTTCATCACCGACGAAGCGCTCTGGGCCTGTACGAACTGCCATGCCTGTGTCCAGGAGTGCCCCGCGCTGATCCGCCACGTAGACCTGATCGACGGTGTCCGGCGCTCTCGGGTGGCCGACGGCCGGCTGACGGGCTCGGGGGCGGGGATGCTCCGCCAGCTGGGGAGCCGTGAGAACCCGTGGGGCCTGCCCGCCTCTCAGCGGCTGGACTGGGCAAAGAATATCGAGCCTCCCATTGAGCGAGCCAGTAAAGACGATAACCGTGAGGTGCTGTTCTGGGTGGGCTGCTCGGGGGCGTTTGAGCCGCGCGCACAAAACACGGTCCAGGCCATTGCACAGCTTCTTCACGCGGCGGGCGTAAAGTTCACCGTGCTTGGTCCCAAGGAGCGCTGCACAGGAGATGCCGCACGCCGGCTGGGCGATGAGTTTCTCTTCCAGCAGCTCGCCGAGGCCAATATCGCGACGCTTGATGGGATCGGGGCCAAGCGCATTGTCACGCAGTGCCCGCACTGCCTGCACACGCTTAAAAACGAGTACGGGCAGCTCGGGGGCCACTACGAAGTGCTGCACCACACGCAGCTTCTTAGCGAGCTCATAGAGAGTGGGCGCCTTAAGCTTGATCCACAGGGCGAGGGCTCGGTGACCTACCACGATCCGTGTTTTCTCGCACGGGTCAATGGGGAGACCGAGGCACCACGAAAATCCCTAAAGGCTGCGCTTCCGCTTCCGATGCTGGAGCCGGAGCGCACGAAAGAGAAGACATTTTGTTGCGGGGCGGGTGGGGGGAGGATGTGGATGGAGGAGCCCCCGATCCAGCGTCCAGGCCGCAATCGCGCCGAGGAGCTGATCGCCACAGGAGCCACAACAGTCGCGGTGGGCTGTCCGTTCTGCAAGGTCATGGTCTCCGATTCCGTGGCTGCAGTGGGCGGTGAGAGCCCCCCTGAGGTCGTGGATGTGGCGGAGCTGATGGTACGGGGGCTGAGACCTCTCCCTCCCCCAGCCCCTCCCTCCCCCAGGCACTCGTCCCTCGTTGGGGAAGAGAGGGGAGCCGTACAGTCCGAATCCCCTTTCCCAGCGAAGAATGAGCGTCCGGGAGAGGGGTAG
- a CDS encoding acyl-CoA dehydrogenase family protein, with protein sequence MLGGEFLQRDESANAIFTPEGLSSEARLMGRTAEEFLKKAVLPHVERIEAHDIELMAELMHQAGDLGLLGAEVPVAYGGFGIDNCTGALIAEKLNWQQSFALSHEAHTVIATLPLQYFGSHALKAKYLPKLASGEWIGSFGLSEAGSGSDALGAQTRAELSPDGQHWVLNGGKMWITNTAFAQLFTVFAKVDGEKFSCFMVEAGTPGLSYGKEEHKLGMKGTSTRRLILENVQIPVENLVGEVGKGHYAAFCALNMGRFKLEAGAVGGIKETLAVCATYANQRKQFNRTLGSFGMIQAKLGSICARLFALESAVYRLAGALDSVFEGIDPTADDAPQRYHHAAEEYAIECSIVKVVGSELYSWATDEAIQIHGGYGYTEEFPVARAWRDQRLLRIGEGANEIVRPIIVNTLLRRAKQGRLDLSAQLSTCGLKRAGLQLLQLLVETFGAALAEEQEALGAVSDIISAAYCYESAALRTEKLKGTPQENARLCTALYLHESQTAALALASLVLTRCHADPATTASVLAELQPDSTTDTIALRRLLAGTVLNGERYPFG encoded by the coding sequence ATGCTCGGTGGAGAGTTTTTACAGCGCGATGAGAGCGCAAACGCGATTTTTACGCCCGAGGGCCTTAGCTCGGAGGCACGGCTCATGGGACGAACCGCGGAGGAGTTTCTCAAGAAGGCGGTCTTGCCGCATGTCGAGCGGATCGAGGCACACGATATCGAGCTCATGGCGGAGCTCATGCACCAAGCCGGCGACCTGGGACTGCTCGGTGCGGAGGTCCCTGTGGCCTACGGTGGCTTTGGGATCGACAACTGCACGGGTGCCCTGATCGCGGAGAAGCTCAACTGGCAGCAGTCGTTTGCCCTCTCGCACGAGGCGCACACCGTGATCGCGACCCTCCCGCTCCAGTACTTTGGGAGCCATGCCCTCAAGGCCAAGTACCTTCCCAAGCTCGCCAGCGGGGAGTGGATCGGCAGCTTTGGGCTGAGCGAGGCCGGCTCGGGCTCCGATGCACTGGGCGCACAGACCCGCGCGGAGCTCAGCCCCGACGGCCAGCACTGGGTGCTCAACGGCGGCAAGATGTGGATCACCAACACGGCCTTTGCGCAGCTCTTTACGGTCTTTGCGAAAGTGGACGGCGAGAAGTTCTCCTGCTTCATGGTGGAGGCGGGAACCCCCGGGCTCTCCTACGGCAAGGAGGAGCACAAGCTCGGGATGAAGGGGACCTCCACCCGCCGCCTGATCTTGGAGAATGTTCAGATTCCCGTAGAGAACCTCGTGGGCGAGGTGGGGAAGGGGCACTATGCCGCGTTCTGTGCGCTAAACATGGGCCGCTTCAAGCTCGAGGCAGGCGCGGTGGGCGGGATCAAGGAGACCCTCGCCGTGTGCGCGACCTACGCCAACCAGCGCAAGCAGTTCAACCGCACCCTGGGGAGCTTTGGGATGATCCAGGCCAAGCTCGGCTCGATCTGTGCACGGCTCTTTGCCCTGGAGTCGGCGGTCTATCGGCTTGCAGGGGCGCTGGACTCGGTGTTTGAGGGGATCGACCCTACCGCCGACGATGCTCCGCAGCGCTACCACCACGCCGCGGAGGAGTATGCGATTGAGTGCTCTATCGTGAAGGTAGTCGGCAGTGAGCTGTACTCGTGGGCCACCGACGAAGCCATCCAGATCCATGGGGGCTACGGCTACACGGAGGAGTTCCCGGTCGCGCGGGCGTGGCGGGACCAGCGTCTCCTGCGGATCGGGGAGGGGGCCAATGAGATTGTCCGCCCGATCATTGTCAACACGCTCCTGCGCCGGGCCAAGCAGGGCCGACTCGACCTCTCCGCGCAGCTCTCGACCTGCGGCCTCAAGCGGGCGGGGCTCCAGCTCCTCCAGCTTCTTGTGGAGACATTCGGCGCGGCCCTGGCCGAGGAGCAAGAGGCACTGGGGGCGGTCTCGGATATCATCTCCGCTGCCTACTGCTACGAGAGCGCCGCGCTGCGCACGGAGAAACTCAAGGGGACGCCGCAAGAGAACGCGCGCCTCTGCACCGCGCTCTACCTCCATGAGTCCCAGACCGCCGCCCTCGCGCTAGCGTCGCTGGTCCTCACCCGCTGCCACGCTGATCCGGCCACAACCGCGAGCGTCTTAGCCGAGCTCCAGCCCGACTCGACAACCGATACGATTGCGCTACGGCGGCTTCTGGCAGGGACGGTTCTAAACGGGGAGCGGTATCCGTTCGGCTAG
- a CDS encoding metallophosphoesterase, producing MSSSAAPRVFALADTHLGFGVNKTMHRFGSEWWHHPEKILKRAWQTLSDDDILLLPGDLSWATKPRQATPDLEFLTKLPGTKVCIKGNHDYWWESDKRLHFPGLLDPPQRFGDLGIAGTRGWDLSDERILGRERKRLEKSLAAIADAPVKIALLHYPPQPFLDILSAANVTVCVYGHVHLRSFPEDEALVCHGEVLAGVQCFCVACDRIHFTPIELLAERIPLPV from the coding sequence TTGTCGAGTAGCGCCGCGCCCCGGGTCTTTGCGCTGGCAGACACCCACCTCGGTTTCGGGGTGAATAAGACCATGCACCGCTTCGGCAGTGAGTGGTGGCATCACCCCGAGAAGATTCTCAAGCGCGCCTGGCAGACCCTCAGCGACGACGACATTCTGCTGCTGCCGGGTGATCTCTCCTGGGCGACCAAGCCGCGTCAAGCGACTCCCGACCTGGAGTTTCTGACCAAGCTCCCCGGCACCAAGGTCTGTATCAAGGGCAACCATGACTACTGGTGGGAGTCCGACAAGCGCCTGCACTTCCCCGGCCTGCTCGACCCACCCCAGCGCTTTGGGGACCTTGGGATCGCCGGCACGCGCGGGTGGGACCTCAGCGACGAGCGCATTCTAGGGCGAGAGCGCAAGCGCCTGGAGAAGAGCCTCGCCGCCATCGCCGATGCCCCGGTCAAGATCGCGCTACTCCACTACCCCCCCCAGCCCTTTCTGGATATCCTCAGCGCCGCCAACGTAACTGTCTGTGTCTACGGCCATGTCCACCTGCGCTCCTTCCCCGAGGACGAAGCCCTGGTCTGTCATGGTGAGGTGCTTGCGGGGGTGCAGTGCTTCTGTGTTGCCTGTGACCGCATCCACTTCACCCCCATCGAGCTCCTAGCCGAACGGATACCGCTCCCCGTTTAG
- a CDS encoding Dabb family protein has protein sequence MFFHAVYFYPREDAQPGDAEALAEGCRTLASIPGLTFFSVGHAAGTPREVVDNSYAVALLTAFADTAGHDVYQDHPVHLAFIAANKHLWSRVQVYDSIVE, from the coding sequence ATGTTCTTTCACGCTGTTTATTTCTACCCCCGCGAGGATGCTCAGCCCGGCGATGCCGAGGCTCTGGCAGAAGGCTGCCGCACGCTCGCTTCAATCCCGGGGCTGACGTTTTTCTCGGTCGGGCATGCGGCGGGGACGCCGCGCGAGGTCGTGGACAATAGCTACGCGGTCGCGTTGCTGACCGCCTTTGCCGATACCGCCGGACACGATGTGTACCAGGACCACCCGGTTCACCTCGCGTTTATCGCCGCCAACAAGCACCTCTGGAGCCGCGTCCAGGTCTACGACTCGATTGTCGAGTAG
- a CDS encoding TlpA family protein disulfide reductase, translating to MNISVLLLSLLTAPPQTVPATALKPAPKAAVASNLPAAPPLLKAGDSVPDFTVDAPGGVKKVAFSALRGKVVVLDFWATWCGPCKASFPHLEEVWKRLKTRDDATVLALCTSDEREKFEKWVTEYKDKYTFPYGYDPAGRDNATKLSRNLFGVTGIPTTFVIGKDGKVVDAIVGYSTGDHRLEAALKKAGIEIENVGGEAPPPAAPRPVDPNAPKRPSVPMRAINMPGMVTANLTLDPVAFSETYKGKLGIKYSPTPVALSAEKPASLVKEPTYSATPRYGTFTLGNGPKSQIALVVAGDKLYVDDNNNGDLTDDAPPATWPSERTRSVRASYGTATREVSTSNYPVMLYGSGERVFVGRVAATVGEVTLGEKKVKALLADTNGDGVYTPTPTSPVYLVLDLKGTGKLDFSCPTFDISKPVELEGKLYRVIATPDGTRITLIPSNDTPAAKAPAAPTLLKVGDTAPNSQFQAPDGSTVSLASLKGKVVVLDFWATWCGPCLASFPHLEKVWSGLKSRSDVTVLAANVFDEKAKYDTWRAETKYTFPLVLDPAGRDSAKSIARNQFGVTGIPTTFVIGKDGKIAAVIVGNGGPSDHRLEDALKAAGIE from the coding sequence ATGAATATTTCCGTCCTCCTTCTCTCCCTACTGACAGCGCCGCCGCAGACCGTCCCGGCAACCGCGCTCAAGCCCGCACCCAAGGCGGCGGTTGCCAGTAACCTTCCCGCTGCCCCGCCGCTGCTCAAGGCCGGCGACTCGGTCCCGGACTTCACGGTCGATGCGCCGGGCGGCGTGAAGAAAGTCGCGTTCAGTGCGCTCCGGGGGAAAGTCGTGGTGCTGGACTTCTGGGCGACCTGGTGCGGCCCCTGCAAGGCATCGTTTCCCCACTTGGAGGAGGTCTGGAAGCGCTTAAAGACCCGCGACGATGCCACCGTACTGGCGCTGTGCACGTCGGATGAGCGCGAGAAGTTTGAGAAGTGGGTGACCGAGTACAAGGACAAGTACACCTTCCCCTACGGCTACGATCCCGCGGGCCGCGACAACGCCACCAAGCTCTCGCGCAATCTCTTTGGAGTGACGGGCATCCCCACGACCTTTGTGATCGGGAAGGACGGCAAGGTAGTGGATGCGATCGTCGGCTACAGCACCGGCGACCACCGCCTGGAGGCCGCGCTCAAGAAAGCGGGGATTGAGATCGAAAATGTCGGAGGGGAGGCACCGCCGCCCGCGGCACCGCGGCCCGTCGATCCCAACGCGCCCAAGCGGCCGTCGGTCCCGATGCGTGCTATCAACATGCCGGGAATGGTCACGGCCAACCTGACACTCGATCCCGTAGCGTTCTCGGAGACCTACAAGGGCAAGCTGGGAATCAAGTACTCCCCGACTCCCGTGGCACTGAGCGCCGAGAAGCCCGCAAGTCTTGTCAAAGAGCCAACCTACAGCGCAACGCCCCGTTACGGCACCTTTACCCTGGGCAATGGCCCCAAGTCGCAGATTGCCTTAGTCGTTGCCGGCGACAAGCTCTATGTCGATGACAACAACAACGGGGACCTCACCGACGATGCCCCGCCCGCGACCTGGCCGAGCGAGCGGACGCGTAGTGTCCGCGCCTCTTATGGGACCGCAACCCGTGAGGTCTCCACCAGCAACTATCCGGTCATGCTCTACGGAAGCGGGGAGCGGGTCTTTGTCGGACGCGTGGCGGCGACGGTCGGGGAGGTGACGCTTGGTGAGAAGAAGGTCAAGGCACTGCTTGCCGACACCAACGGCGATGGGGTCTACACTCCCACCCCCACCTCACCGGTCTACCTCGTGCTCGATCTGAAGGGGACGGGCAAGCTAGACTTCTCCTGCCCGACATTTGATATCTCCAAGCCCGTGGAGCTCGAGGGCAAGCTCTACCGGGTTATCGCGACGCCCGATGGCACGCGCATCACGCTCATACCCAGCAACGACACCCCGGCGGCCAAAGCGCCTGCAGCCCCCACACTCCTCAAGGTCGGCGACACCGCCCCTAATAGCCAATTCCAAGCCCCCGACGGCTCGACCGTGAGCCTTGCCTCTCTCAAGGGGAAAGTAGTGGTCTTGGACTTCTGGGCGACCTGGTGTGGCCCGTGTCTCGCATCGTTCCCGCACCTCGAGAAAGTCTGGAGCGGGCTCAAGAGCCGCAGCGATGTCACGGTGCTGGCTGCCAATGTCTTTGACGAGAAGGCCAAGTACGATACCTGGCGCGCCGAGACCAAGTACACCTTCCCGCTCGTCCTCGATCCCGCCGGCCGCGATAGCGCCAAGAGTATCGCCCGCAACCAGTTTGGGGTCACGGGAATCCCGACCACGTTTGTGATCGGCAAAGACGGCAAGATCGCCGCGGTGATTGTTGGAAACGGCGGCCCAAGCGACCACCGCCTGGAAGACGCGCTCAAAGCGGCGGGAATCGAGTAG
- a CDS encoding quinate 5-dehydrogenase, which produces MKRVISLSLGSSKRDKTVTAEFFGETFEISRQGVDGDEKKFVERLAELDGTVDAIGYGGMDRYLWSEGKRYEFAVSRKLLAGAKKTPVLDGSGLKNTLERAAVEWLQANNVVDFKNKKTLIVSAVDRFGMSEALIACGGQICFGDLMFGLDLPVGITNPKVFKVVARTLLPIVVQMPLSMLYPTGDKQNHIVPKWGKWYAWADVIAGDFLYIRRHMPDDLKGKTILTNTTTEENQKELKERGVKQLITTTPIFDGRSFGTNVMEAMLVAINGGKEMQSEEYLAMLQKLDWKPNVITL; this is translated from the coding sequence ATGAAGCGTGTTATTTCCCTCTCCTTGGGCTCGTCCAAGCGCGATAAGACGGTCACGGCGGAGTTTTTCGGCGAGACCTTCGAGATTAGCCGCCAGGGTGTCGATGGCGACGAGAAAAAATTCGTGGAGCGCCTCGCGGAGCTGGATGGAACGGTCGATGCGATTGGCTACGGGGGGATGGACCGCTACCTCTGGAGCGAGGGCAAGCGCTATGAGTTCGCGGTCTCCCGAAAGCTGCTCGCAGGCGCAAAAAAGACCCCCGTTCTCGACGGCTCGGGGCTGAAGAACACGCTGGAGCGCGCCGCTGTGGAGTGGTTGCAAGCAAACAATGTCGTGGACTTCAAGAATAAGAAAACTCTGATAGTCTCCGCCGTGGACCGCTTTGGCATGAGCGAGGCGCTGATCGCCTGCGGCGGGCAGATCTGCTTCGGGGATCTGATGTTCGGCCTCGATCTGCCAGTCGGTATCACCAATCCCAAGGTCTTTAAGGTCGTGGCCCGGACACTGCTGCCCATTGTCGTGCAGATGCCGCTCTCCATGCTCTACCCGACCGGCGACAAGCAGAACCATATCGTCCCCAAGTGGGGCAAGTGGTACGCCTGGGCCGACGTGATCGCGGGGGACTTCCTCTACATCCGCCGCCACATGCCCGACGATCTCAAGGGGAAGACCATCCTGACCAACACGACCACCGAGGAGAACCAGAAGGAGCTCAAGGAGCGCGGCGTCAAGCAGCTCATCACCACGACTCCGATCTTCGACGGCCGCTCGTTTGGCACCAACGTGATGGAGGCGATGCTGGTGGCGATCAATGGCGGCAAGGAGATGCAGTCCGAGGAGTACCTCGCGATGCTCCAAAAGCTTGACTGGAAACCCAACGTCATTACCCTGTAA
- a CDS encoding sialidase family protein, with translation MNPFLILSRGGDAGPYQAFPDLCRLRNGELYCVFYAGYGHVSLPDSGKGWPQGGRICAVRSRDEGKTWSAPVTIFDDALDNRDPHVAQLKDGSLVCSFFSLKPGTGGRPYDGVGTQLIRSTDGGKTWEKEAKVVAPPGWYVSAPVRQLPDKTCLLGLYFFGGAGNEYGGVIRSTDSGRTWSAPIPIAESQKLPLDAETDVIRLRDGVLLAALRSSKINLHFATSHDSGKSWGPACDSGFKGHAPHFTRLKTGEILLTHRLPNTALHVSRDDARTWEGPLEIDNVIGAYPSTVELNDGSILVVYYTEGEGSHVRAKRFRLTPKGPEFLSI, from the coding sequence ATGAACCCGTTCCTGATTCTCTCACGCGGCGGTGATGCCGGACCGTACCAGGCGTTTCCCGATCTATGTCGCCTGCGAAACGGTGAGCTCTACTGCGTCTTCTATGCGGGCTATGGCCATGTCTCACTCCCGGACTCGGGCAAGGGGTGGCCGCAAGGAGGACGCATCTGTGCCGTTCGGAGCCGCGACGAGGGCAAGACCTGGAGCGCTCCGGTGACGATCTTCGACGATGCCCTCGACAACCGGGATCCGCATGTCGCGCAGCTCAAGGACGGCTCCCTGGTGTGCTCGTTCTTCTCGCTCAAGCCGGGGACGGGGGGGCGTCCCTACGATGGGGTCGGGACGCAGCTGATTCGCTCCACCGACGGCGGCAAGACCTGGGAGAAAGAGGCCAAGGTTGTCGCGCCGCCCGGCTGGTATGTCTCTGCGCCCGTGCGCCAGCTCCCCGACAAGACCTGCCTGCTGGGGCTCTACTTCTTCGGCGGCGCGGGCAACGAGTACGGCGGCGTGATCCGCTCCACCGACTCCGGGCGCACGTGGAGCGCACCGATCCCCATCGCCGAGAGCCAGAAACTCCCGCTGGACGCCGAGACCGACGTGATCCGTCTCCGTGACGGTGTCCTCCTCGCAGCCCTACGCTCTAGCAAGATCAACCTCCACTTCGCCACGAGCCACGATAGCGGCAAGAGCTGGGGCCCCGCCTGCGACAGCGGCTTCAAGGGCCACGCCCCGCACTTCACCCGGCTCAAAACGGGAGAGATTCTCCTCACCCACCGGCTCCCCAACACCGCGCTCCACGTCAGCCGCGACGATGCCCGCACCTGGGAAGGGCCCCTCGAGATCGACAATGTCATCGGTGCCTACCCGTCTACTGTGGAGCTCAACGACGGCAGCATCTTGGTCGTCTACTACACCGAGGGCGAGGGCAGCCACGTCCGCGCCAAGCGCTTCCGGCTTACTCCGAAAGGGCCAGAGTTTCTTTCTATCTAG
- the recO gene encoding DNA repair protein RecO: MPTYKTAALVLRRIPLGEKDKIVTLFSRDKGKLRAVAKGARKPTSKLAGATEPLVLLRASIAEGSSLDVLSEAEVRESFPKLKADYGLILRASYACELLEKVMEERDPHPESFDLLLSTLYILQRAAQPDTALHAYELQLLAQIGYEPQLSACIRCDNPFDTDYPPVGYSPSRGGALCIPCTEFLHAEAMPCNATTILLLERLTLLTDAKSLAALELPTEALTEINRILRAHLRYRVEREIKSLGMLDAHRLGESQPEKVANVP; this comes from the coding sequence GTGCCGACCTATAAGACCGCCGCCCTTGTCCTGCGCCGAATCCCCCTCGGGGAGAAGGATAAGATCGTCACGCTGTTCTCCCGTGACAAGGGGAAGCTACGCGCGGTTGCCAAGGGGGCGCGCAAGCCGACCTCCAAGCTCGCCGGGGCTACCGAGCCGCTGGTGCTCCTGCGGGCTTCCATTGCGGAAGGGAGCAGCCTAGATGTGCTCTCCGAGGCGGAGGTGCGAGAGTCGTTCCCCAAGCTCAAGGCGGACTACGGGCTAATCTTGCGGGCGTCGTATGCCTGCGAGCTGCTGGAGAAAGTGATGGAGGAGCGCGACCCGCACCCCGAGAGCTTCGACCTGCTCCTCTCCACTCTCTACATTCTCCAGCGTGCCGCCCAGCCCGACACCGCGCTCCACGCCTACGAGCTCCAGCTCCTCGCCCAGATCGGCTACGAGCCCCAGCTCTCGGCGTGCATCCGCTGTGACAACCCGTTTGACACCGATTACCCCCCGGTCGGCTACTCGCCCTCGCGCGGCGGAGCACTCTGCATCCCCTGCACCGAGTTTCTGCACGCCGAGGCCATGCCCTGCAACGCCACGACTATATTGCTTTTGGAGCGCCTCACCCTCCTCACCGATGCCAAGTCCCTCGCGGCCCTAGAGCTCCCCACCGAGGCCCTCACCGAGATCAACCGCATCCTCCGCGCCCACCTGCGCTACCGGGTCGAGCGGGAGATCAAGTCCCTCGGAATGCTCGATGCCCACCGACTGGGAGAATCGCAACCGGAGAAAGTCGCGAATGTTCCTTGA